The genomic DNA CTGTATATCTCCGCCTCCATTGCTGTCTCTTTCGCGGCATTGTAAGAGTCAAAGGAGGTCATCTCAAGATGCACGGGGGTGACGGAGACGTATTTATGCGCGACGGCCCAGACGTCGGTGTCTTCGTGCAGCTCGTCGTGGATGCTGCCGCCAACCCAGTAGGCCTCTCCTCCGAAGGGCGTCCTGACGACCGTTATCTTGTCATGATAGCGGCGTTTTCCCTTGCGGGTGAGGCGCACGCCGGCGATATCCGCCAGCCCCTCGTTGGGAACGTTGACGTTGTACATGACGCCCTCTGGCAGCGGATGGCCGGCGAGCCAGCGCGCCGTCTGAAGCGCGGCCTCGGCGGCGGTGTTAAAATGTTTTTCCGGCGAAGTTGAACCGCATACGAGCGAGACGGCTATCGACGGATAGCCGAAAATGAGCCCCTCCATCGCGGCGCAGGCTGTTCCGGAATAGGTGAGGTCGTCGCCGAGGTTCGGCCCGCAGTTGATGCCTGATAGGACGAGGTCGGGGACGAAATGGAGCACGTCGATGCCCATGATCACGCAGTCCGTGGGCGTGCCGTCGCAGGAGTAGGCGGTGAAGCCGTCCGCGAGCATCTTATTCTCTATCTTTTTGATCTGCAGCGGCCTGTCCATAGTCATCGAATGGCCAGAGGCGCTGCGTTCCCGGTCGGGGGCGACGGCGAGCACCTCGTAGCCGGCGGCGTGAAAGGCCTTCGCAAGCGTCTGAATGCCCTCGGCGAAGATCCCGTCATCGTTCGTTATAAGTATTTTTTTCATCTTTCAAATACCGCCTATATCAGTAATATGCTGAAAAGCAGAGCCATGATCGGGCGCATGATATAGGGGAATACCCCCAGCACCAGCAGGCCGACGATGACGAACATGCCGTAGCGCTCAAGCCAGAAGTAGTATTTCATCCACTGGTAGGGCAGCAGGACGTAGAGTATGCGCGAGCCGTCAAGCGGCGGTATCGGGATGAGGTTGAAGGCCGCCAGGCCGAGGTTGATATAGATCATCAGCAGGATTAACTGCCGCGCCCCCCAACTGACAAAGAGCCCGGGGACAAAGCGCACGAGCTGCGCGCAGACGAAAGCCGTCAGCATATTGCCGGCGACGCCCGCAAGGCTGACGATGATTATGTCGCGTTTGGGATGCTTGAAGAAGCGCGTGTCTATCGGCACCGGTTTCGCCCAGCCGAAGCGGAAGAGCAGCAGACAGAGCGCGCCCAGCGGGTCCAAATGGTCCAGCGGGTTCAGCGAGAGCCGCCCCGCGCGCTCAGCCGTGGTGTCGCCCAGCATCTTGGCGGCGAGGCCGTGGCAATATTCGTGAAAGGTGATGGCCCAGAGGACGGCGGGCAGGCTTAAAAGCA from Cloacibacillus sp. includes the following:
- a CDS encoding site-2 protease family protein, which encodes MLGNLFSAEGISELLLSLPAVLWAITFHEYCHGLAAKMLGDTTAERAGRLSLNPLDHLDPLGALCLLLFRFGWAKPVPIDTRFFKHPKRDIIIVSLAGVAGNMLTAFVCAQLVRFVPGLFVSWGARQLILLMIYINLGLAAFNLIPIPPLDGSRILYVLLPYQWMKYYFWLERYGMFVIVGLLVLGVFPYIMRPIMALLFSILLI
- the surE gene encoding 5'/3'-nucleotidase SurE: MKKILITNDDGIFAEGIQTLAKAFHAAGYEVLAVAPDRERSASGHSMTMDRPLQIKKIENKMLADGFTAYSCDGTPTDCVIMGIDVLHFVPDLVLSGINCGPNLGDDLTYSGTACAAMEGLIFGYPSIAVSLVCGSTSPEKHFNTAAEAALQTARWLAGHPLPEGVMYNVNVPNEGLADIAGVRLTRKGKRRYHDKITVVRTPFGGEAYWVGGSIHDELHEDTDVWAVAHKYVSVTPVHLEMTSFDSYNAAKETAMEAEIY